Proteins encoded by one window of Nasonia vitripennis strain AsymCx chromosome 5, Nvit_psr_1.1, whole genome shotgun sequence:
- the LOC100123966 gene encoding inosine-uridine preferring nucleoside hydrolase isoform X1 — MSCKLHRRFVVNFFFNIFTSINYSPRHSEIIVQFIRKVQVIEMECQKIIVDCDAGTDDALALILLIAAHKQKKIEILAITCVTGNTYVDNVVNNVFRTLRVCDALDIPVHKGADSALLSTESARIVVRHGFHHGSDGFGDVYTDKPDISKLKEEHAVCALHRITAKYPGEVTVLGLGPLTNVAIAVRMYPDFAKNVKKFLVMGGNLCALAGSLSSQVDFNFFADPESVHIVMNFAAKKMWLLPLGTCMRSNITHEWRDNVFGKIDTPVVELINTIDSGKYKTSKKRTLNYRPCDALLAGVLLRPDIAKDLALHHVDIELNGLKTRGQVVIDDLASNEPNVHIIQDLDFETFKDLLIYAANPNTENSRVLL; from the exons ATGTCGTGTAAATTGCACCGACGTTTCGttgtaaatttctttttcaatatttttacgTCTATAAATTATTCACCCCGTCATAGTGAAATCATTGTGCAATTCATACGAAAAGTGCAGGTCATAGAAATGGAATGTcaaaaaattattgtcgaCTGTGACGCTGGAACCGACGATGCCTTGGCTTTGATATTGTTGATAGCCGCCcataaacaaaagaaaattgaaatactgGCAATTACTTGCGTTACCGGTAACACGTACGTTGACAACGTAGTAAACAATGTCTTCAGAACTCTACGTGTTTGCGATGCTTTGGAT ATACCAGTGCATAAAGGCGCAGATTCTGCACTATTGTCAACAGAAAGTGCACGGATAGTTGTACGTCATGGATTTCATCACGGCTCCGATGGATTCGGCGATGTTTATACTGATAAGCCTGATATCAGTAAACTCAAAGAAGAGCACGCCGTATGCGCGTTGCATAGGATAACGGCTAAATATCCTG GTGAAGTAACAGTGCTTGGTCTTGGGCCTTTAACTAATGTTGCTATCGCTGTGAGAATGTATCCAGATTTCGcgaaaaacgttaaaaaattcTTAGTCATGGGCGGGAATCTATGTG CTCTTGCAGGTAGCCTATCATCACAAGTAGACTTTAACTTTTTTGCTGACCCAGAGAGTGTGCATATAGTTATGAATTTTGCAGCAAAGAAGATGTGGTTATTGCCCTTAGGAACATGCATGAGATCGAATATTACTCAT GAATGGAGAGACAACGTATTCGGCAAAATAGACACTCCTGTGGTAGAACTCATTAATACAATCGATAGTGGTAAATACAAAACTAGCAAAAAGCGAACATTGAATTATAGACCCTGCGATGCACTTTTAGCTGGTGTTTTGCTCAGGCCTGACATTGCTAAGGATCTAGCGTTACACCATGTTGATATAGAACTTAATGGTCTGAAAACAAGAGGGCAAGTTGTAATTGATGATCTCGCGTCGAATGAACCAAATGTGCACATTATTCAAGATCTAGACTTTGAAACTTTCAAAGATCTCTTAATTTACGCTGCTAATCCGAACACAGAAAACAGTAGAgtacttttataa
- the LOC100123966 gene encoding inosine-uridine preferring nucleoside hydrolase isoform X2, protein MECQKIIVDCDAGTDDALALILLIAAHKQKKIEILAITCVTGNTYVDNVVNNVFRTLRVCDALDIPVHKGADSALLSTESARIVVRHGFHHGSDGFGDVYTDKPDISKLKEEHAVCALHRITAKYPGEVTVLGLGPLTNVAIAVRMYPDFAKNVKKFLVMGGNLCALAGSLSSQVDFNFFADPESVHIVMNFAAKKMWLLPLGTCMRSNITHEWRDNVFGKIDTPVVELINTIDSGKYKTSKKRTLNYRPCDALLAGVLLRPDIAKDLALHHVDIELNGLKTRGQVVIDDLASNEPNVHIIQDLDFETFKDLLIYAANPNTENSRVLL, encoded by the exons ATGGAATGTcaaaaaattattgtcgaCTGTGACGCTGGAACCGACGATGCCTTGGCTTTGATATTGTTGATAGCCGCCcataaacaaaagaaaattgaaatactgGCAATTACTTGCGTTACCGGTAACACGTACGTTGACAACGTAGTAAACAATGTCTTCAGAACTCTACGTGTTTGCGATGCTTTGGAT ATACCAGTGCATAAAGGCGCAGATTCTGCACTATTGTCAACAGAAAGTGCACGGATAGTTGTACGTCATGGATTTCATCACGGCTCCGATGGATTCGGCGATGTTTATACTGATAAGCCTGATATCAGTAAACTCAAAGAAGAGCACGCCGTATGCGCGTTGCATAGGATAACGGCTAAATATCCTG GTGAAGTAACAGTGCTTGGTCTTGGGCCTTTAACTAATGTTGCTATCGCTGTGAGAATGTATCCAGATTTCGcgaaaaacgttaaaaaattcTTAGTCATGGGCGGGAATCTATGTG CTCTTGCAGGTAGCCTATCATCACAAGTAGACTTTAACTTTTTTGCTGACCCAGAGAGTGTGCATATAGTTATGAATTTTGCAGCAAAGAAGATGTGGTTATTGCCCTTAGGAACATGCATGAGATCGAATATTACTCAT GAATGGAGAGACAACGTATTCGGCAAAATAGACACTCCTGTGGTAGAACTCATTAATACAATCGATAGTGGTAAATACAAAACTAGCAAAAAGCGAACATTGAATTATAGACCCTGCGATGCACTTTTAGCTGGTGTTTTGCTCAGGCCTGACATTGCTAAGGATCTAGCGTTACACCATGTTGATATAGAACTTAATGGTCTGAAAACAAGAGGGCAAGTTGTAATTGATGATCTCGCGTCGAATGAACCAAATGTGCACATTATTCAAGATCTAGACTTTGAAACTTTCAAAGATCTCTTAATTTACGCTGCTAATCCGAACACAGAAAACAGTAGAgtacttttataa
- the LOC100123963 gene encoding sex-determining region Y protein, whose amino-acid sequence MQWTLWIFVICCCGLNNVQSQERVAPGVPPQHYQQPHHGQNMHQMPQHQMPQQQMPQHQIPQHQVPQHQVPQHQVPQQQYQQQVPQMQQQPHMQQQVPQMQQQHVPVQQIPEGHGHGHDHHHGQQQQILNAANIAQEKAHIAEHLDVPMDTSKMTEQELQFHYFKMHDADNNNKLDGCELIKSLIHWHEEGNKDPNHGAAAGEKIFQDDELVTLIDPILDMDDTNKDGYIDYPEFIQAQQKAASPTTRQ is encoded by the exons atgcagTGGACTTTATGGATTTTTGTGATATGTTGTTGTGGACTTAACAACGTGCAGTCCCAGGAACGAGTTGCACCTGGTGTACCGCCACAGCATTATCAACAG CCTCATCATGGTCAGAATATGCACCAGATGCCTCAGCATCAAATGCCTCAACAGCAAATGCCGCAACATCAAATTCCTCAACATCAAGTTCCTCAACACCAAGTACCCCAACATCAAGTACCCCAACAACAG TATCAGCAACAGGTACCGCAGATGCAACAACAACCTCATATGCAGCAACAAGTACCTCAAATGCAACAGCAACATGTACCAGTTCAACAAATCCCTGAAGGACATGGACATGGACATGATCATCATCACGGCCAACAGCAACAAATATTAAATGCTGCAAACATTGCACAAGAAAAAGC GCACATTGCAGAACATTTAGATGTTCCAATGGACACAAGTAAAATGACTGAGCAAGAATTAcagtttcattattttaagatGCATGATGCTGACAACAACAATAAACTTGATGGCTGTGAATTGATTAAGTCTCTCATTCATTGGCACG aGGAAGGAAACAAGGATCCTAATCATGGTGCCGCTGCGGGTGAGAAAATATTCCAAGATGATGAGTTAGTGACATTGATTGACCCTATTCTTGATATGGATGACACAAATAAAGATGGCTACATAGATTATCCTGAATTTATTCAGGCCCAGCAGAAAGCTGCATCTCCAACCACTCGTcaataa
- the LOC100286827 gene encoding DNA repair protein XRCC3: MEEPHIDNEMFLSTGCSKLDSFLRGGLPRKGITQIYGESGTGKTQLALQFCLSAQIPKNSTDVGGVAYICTEAAFPSSRLHELFKKSPLVKDYAISNEKIFIEHISNTEGLEDCIFQPDRLPTLLSMHKIKLLIIDSIAATYRVEYDLMNVKSRAKSLRKVGYQLQKLSKIHEMAVVCINQVTAMMGNNYTENLSCKEQPSLGITWASMVTNSFYLYKKFNRRYLFITGSPYLPRKNIEYEIIESGIIGKDP, from the exons ATGGAAGAACCTCATATAG aTAATGAAATGTTTTTGAGCACTGGGTGTTCTAAGTTAGACTCATTTTTGAGAGGTGGATTGCCTCGTAAGGGAATAACTCAAATATATGGAGAATCTGGTACAGGAAAAACCCAATTGGCCCTTCAATTTTGCCTTTCTGCACAAATTCCCAAAAATTCAACAGATGTTGGAG GTGTTGCTTATATTTGCACAGAAGCAGCTTTTCCATCCAGCCGTTTacatgaattatttaaaaagtccCCTTTGGTGAAGGACTATGCTATTTCAAATGAAAAGATATTCATCGAGCATATTTCAAATACT gaGGGTCTAGAGGATTGCATTTTTCAACCTGATAGACTTCCAACACTTTTATCCATGCACAAAATCAAATTACTCATCATAGATTCCATAGCAGCTACTTATAGAGTAGAGTATGATTTAATGAATGTAAAAAGTAGAGCTAAAAGCTTAAGAAAAGTAGGCTATCAATtgcaaaaattatcaaaaattcaCGAAATGGCTGTTGTCTGTATAAATCAG GTAACTGCCATGATGGGAAACAATTACACAGAAAACCTTTCCTGTAAAGAACAACCTTCTCTTGGGATAACTTGGGCCAGTATGGTCACTAATTCTTTTTACTTGTACAAAAAGTTCAATCGTCGATATCTTTTCATAACTGGATCCCCTTATTTACCACGTAAAAACATTGAATATGAAATTATTGAATCTGGTATTATTGGAAAGGATCCTTAG
- the LOC100123958 gene encoding RNA pseudouridylate synthase domain-containing protein 1 isoform X1 codes for MFFVSQFYEYLKSISNVASNVYNYIFTFLKTNLTKNVECNYIEILHQSDNFLIVNKPYDMVINSNNPSVKKSVQLIIREMFPNLVNPNLYHEFYFVHRLDYATSGVMCLALNKQSAQAASSAFEERTVRKYYLALVHGHIDKYSMVIDIPIGHDVRELNGNRKMCTKDDDFCEKARKSCTALLVLEKGYIDDRPVTKVLLYPKTGRRHQLRVHCAHIGHIIVGDYTYSGKTDTKPHRTFLHAFRLIIDNSIENLDVQTNDPFCSSIPENQWRPSTIVRLLDESAFSDIKDLAAGI; via the exons atgtttttcgTTTCTCAATTTTATGAATACTTAAAAAGTATTTCCAATGTAGCAAGTAATGTTTATAATTACATTTTCACAttcttaaaaacaaatttaacaaaaaatgttgaGTGTAATTATATTGAGATACTTCACCAAAGTGATAATTTTTTGATAGTTAACAAACCATATGATATGGTTATAAACAGCAATAATCCTAGTGTAAAG AAGAGTGTTCAATTAATAATCCGTGAGATGTTTCCAAATTTAGTCAACCCAAATCTATACCATGAATTTTATTTCGTTCATCGACTAGATTATGCCACAAGTGGTGTAATGTGCTTGGCTTTGAATAAACAGTCTGCTCAGGCTGCTTCATCAGCATTTGAAGAAAGGACTGtacgaaaatattatttagcTCTTGTACATGGTCATATTGATAAATATTCAATGGTGATTGACATACCAATAG GACATGATGTTAGAGAGTTAAATGGAAATCGCAAAATGTGCACTAAAGATGATGACTTCTGTGAAAAAGCAAGAAAATCTTGTACTGCTTTGCTAGTTCTTGAAAAAGGATATATTGATGACAGACCAGTAACAAAAGTTCTATTATATCCTAAAACTGGTCGAAGGCATCAACTTAGAGTACATTGTGCTCATATAGGACATATAATTGTAGGAGATTATACTTACAGTGGTAAAACTGATACTAAACCTCATAGGACGTTTCTCCATGCATTTag atTAATTATAGATAATAGCATAGAGAATTTGGACGTACAAACGAATGATCCATTTTGTTCATCAATCCCTGAAAATCAGTGGAGACCTAGCACGATTGTACGACTCTTGGATGAGAGTGCATTTTCTGATATTAAAGACCTTGCAGCTGGTATCTAA
- the LOC100123958 gene encoding RNA pseudouridylate synthase domain-containing protein 1 isoform X2 encodes MFFVSQFYEYLKSISNVASNVYNYIFTFLKTNLTKNVECNYIEILHQSDNFLIVNKPYDMVINSNNPSVKSVQLIIREMFPNLVNPNLYHEFYFVHRLDYATSGVMCLALNKQSAQAASSAFEERTVRKYYLALVHGHIDKYSMVIDIPIGHDVRELNGNRKMCTKDDDFCEKARKSCTALLVLEKGYIDDRPVTKVLLYPKTGRRHQLRVHCAHIGHIIVGDYTYSGKTDTKPHRTFLHAFRLIIDNSIENLDVQTNDPFCSSIPENQWRPSTIVRLLDESAFSDIKDLAAGI; translated from the exons atgtttttcgTTTCTCAATTTTATGAATACTTAAAAAGTATTTCCAATGTAGCAAGTAATGTTTATAATTACATTTTCACAttcttaaaaacaaatttaacaaaaaatgttgaGTGTAATTATATTGAGATACTTCACCAAAGTGATAATTTTTTGATAGTTAACAAACCATATGATATGGTTATAAACAGCAATAATCCTAGTGTAAAG AGTGTTCAATTAATAATCCGTGAGATGTTTCCAAATTTAGTCAACCCAAATCTATACCATGAATTTTATTTCGTTCATCGACTAGATTATGCCACAAGTGGTGTAATGTGCTTGGCTTTGAATAAACAGTCTGCTCAGGCTGCTTCATCAGCATTTGAAGAAAGGACTGtacgaaaatattatttagcTCTTGTACATGGTCATATTGATAAATATTCAATGGTGATTGACATACCAATAG GACATGATGTTAGAGAGTTAAATGGAAATCGCAAAATGTGCACTAAAGATGATGACTTCTGTGAAAAAGCAAGAAAATCTTGTACTGCTTTGCTAGTTCTTGAAAAAGGATATATTGATGACAGACCAGTAACAAAAGTTCTATTATATCCTAAAACTGGTCGAAGGCATCAACTTAGAGTACATTGTGCTCATATAGGACATATAATTGTAGGAGATTATACTTACAGTGGTAAAACTGATACTAAACCTCATAGGACGTTTCTCCATGCATTTag atTAATTATAGATAATAGCATAGAGAATTTGGACGTACAAACGAATGATCCATTTTGTTCATCAATCCCTGAAAATCAGTGGAGACCTAGCACGATTGTACGACTCTTGGATGAGAGTGCATTTTCTGATATTAAAGACCTTGCAGCTGGTATCTAA
- the LOC100123955 gene encoding ATP-dependent RNA helicase SUV3 homolog, mitochondrial produces MLPSKTRHFEMLLHRSRALSQKINNNRVASIGINLMQPMRGKKDDSNPNISSLFRPIPIKPNPDDINVGAELTTALKKSDLLKILNSFMLKKEVRALAIEYGLDKYLWQEASTSFRRYCIESETLPVDLHVVVCDILQGVGNITDIFPYFMRHAKEIFPHIDCMDDLKKISDLRTPANWYPVARAITRKIIFHAGPTNSGKTYHALERFMSAKTGVYCGPLKMLATEVYNKSNKNGTPCDLVTGEERKYAKDENNPSNHVACTVEMMNLNHPCEVAVIDEIQLIQDPGRGWAWTRAVLGIPANEIHLCGEVAAIDLIQSLCATTGEDVEVRKYKRLTELEIEDAALGTLSNVQPGDCIVCFNKNDIYTVSRNLEQRNMEVAVIYGSLPPGTKLAQAAKFNDPNHPCKVLVATDAIGMGLNLHIRRLIFYSLIKPSINKKGEREMDTISVSSALQIAGRAGRYGTQWEKGFVTTFKPEDLPTLKSLLSQSPDTITQAGLHPTADQIELYAYHLPKAPLSNLMDIFVSLCTVDDSMYFMCNIDDFKFLADMIEHVPLPLRARYVFCCAPINRKLPFVCTMFLKFARQYCKNEPITFNWLCLHIGWPLTSPKTLIDLVHLEAVFDVLDLYLWLSYRFPDLFPEPNMVQDMQKELDSVIQQSIFQLTRLLKNSESGLTSAVFSTIDEDNFELNKQKNNYLREPPAEESVPPISYKGKLTERLLAQGLLTPSMLQELQREWTKNNKIDEKDRTSRRKFTRKPK; encoded by the exons ATGCTGCCATCCAAGACACGTCATTTTGAGATGCTTCTTCATAGAAGTAGAGCCTTgtctcaaaaaataaataataa TCGAGTGGCGAGTATTGGAATAAATTTGATGCAACCTATGCGAGGCAAGAAAGATGATAGTAATCCTAATATTTCATCATTGTTTCGGCCAATACCAATTAAACCAAATCCAGATGATATCAATGTAGGAGCAGAACTTACTACAGCTTTAAAAAAGTctgatttattgaaaattcttaactcttttatgttaaaaaaagAAGTTCGAGCATTAGCAATAGAATATGGTTTGGACA AATATCTTTGGCAAGAAGCATCTACTAGTTTTCGACGATATTGTATTGAATCAGAGACTCTCCCAGTGGATCTACATGTTGTGGTATGTGATATACTTCAAGGTGTTGGAAATATAACAGATATATTTCCGTACTTTATGCGACATGCGAAAGAAATTTTTCCTCACATAGATTGTATGgatgatttgaaaaaaatcagtgACCTGAGAACACCAGCTAATTG GTACCCTGTAGCAAGAGCTATAactagaaaaattatttttcatgcgGGACCTACGAACAGTGGTAAAACATACCATGCCCTCGAGCGTTTTATGTCTGCTAAAACTGGCGTATATTGTGGTCCTTTGAAAATGTTGGCTACTGAAGTTTAtaataaatctaataaaaat GGGACACCATGTGATTTAGTCACAGGAGAAGAAAGGAAATATGCTAAAGATGAAAATAATCCTTCAAACCATGTGGCTTGTACAGTTGAAATGATGAACCTTAATCATCCAT GTGAAGTGGCAGTCATAGATGAGATTCAGTTGATACAAGATCCAGGAAGAGGTTGGGCTTGGACAAGAGCTGTTTTGGGTATTCCAGCAAATGAGATACATCTTTGTGGCGAAGTAGCAGCCATTGATTTA ATCCAATCTTTGTGTGCAACTACCGGTGAAGATGTTGAAGTTAGAAAATACaaacgtttgacagaacttgaAATAGAAGATGCTGCTCTTGGCACACTAAGTAATGTCCAGCCTGGTGACTGCAttgtttgttttaataaaaacgaTATTTACACTGTATCTCGAAATCTTGAACAAAGAAATATGGAAGTGGCTGTGATATACGGAAGTTTACCTCCTGGAACAAAACTCGCACAAGCGGCTAAATTTAATGATCCTAATCATCCTTGCAAGGTTTTAGTTGCAACTGATGCTATAGGAATGGGCTTAAACTT GCACATTCGCCGGTTAATATTCTACTCTTTAATAAAACCGTCGATAAATAAGAAAGGTGAAAGAGAAATGGACACTATATCTGTATCTTCTGCTTTGCAAATTGCTGGTAGAGCAGGTAGATATGGAACACAATGGGAAAAG GGATTCGTGACTACTTTTAAACCAGAAGATCTTCCAACACTGAAGAGTTTACTTAGTCAATCTCCAGATACTATTACACAAGCTGGTTTACACCCTACAGCAGACCAAATAGAATTGTATGCTTATCATCTACCAAAGGCTCCTTTATCCAATCTTATG GATATTTTTGTTTCACTTTGTACAGTTGACGATTCAATGTATTTTATGTGCAATATTGACGACTTTAAATTTCTTGCCGATATGATTGAGCATGTTCCTCTTCCATTGCGAGCTCGATACGTTTTTTGTTGCGCTCCAATCAATAGAAAATTACCGTTTGTTTGCACGATGTTTTTAAAGTTTGCAAGGCAGTACTGTAAAAATGAACCAATTACGTTTAATTGGCTCTGTTTGCACATTGGTTGGCCATTAACCTCACCAAAGACATTGATAGATCTCGTACATTTAGAAGCAGTATTTGACGTGTTAGATCTATATCTTTGGCTAAG TTATCGGTTTCCTGACTTATTCCCTGAACCCAACATGGTACAAGATATGCAAAAAGAACTTGATTCAGTCATTCAACAAAGTATATTCCAGTTGACCAGGCTTCTTAAAAATTCAGAATCAG GCTTAACAAGCGCAGTATTCAGTACTATTGATGAAgataattttgaattaaacaagcagaaaaataattatttaagag AACCACCAGCAGAAGAATCTGTTCCACCAATTTCCTACAAAGGAAAATTGACCGAAAGATTGTTAGCTCAAGGACTGTTAACTCCAAGTATGCTCCAAGAATTGCAACGGGAATGGACG aaaaataataaaatcgacGAAAAAGATCGTACATCAAGAAGAAAATTTACAAGAAAGCCCAAATAA
- the LOC100123952 gene encoding uncharacterized protein LOC100123952 produces MTRKCIMCKSKNYKNTYSFFSAPKDPEIRRLWQEAIKIKDYTVNEDTYVCSKHFTKDDIITHWVSGVPPHVITIKYKKCRLRPGAVPVPLDSTNNSVNDTTSETQKNGIILDGKKYFIEPKKKDLDSSSKVHKSEEASNESLNCNLEDEIYEYIPEDSQEPEELEIETNPTRTSKRQKLNDRNTSNQEIMLVDCTDDDADIQVNDIEVEKNKSNKPLDDLDNTETIVTYVPKRTYIKVKKGLKKADSNILSEDMVSSMNWHDAAITEKFAILKDNMDDINENLNKSDYEPVHLAQEIIYCDNTLSFEDFIEMYNEVSLPSSWFTSLVSKEHDTTVIYCCMNISSTGMPYLEKKIFLSNNMILRCGVFDKEINIAKIWKTGGNQVVTALADIEEFIKDFDQMSICPGILGENFVENSNQAVVTLDGSTWRHSQCSMILSENQTTCLQCASLMRRKKS; encoded by the exons atgaCAAGGAAATGTATCATGTGTAAAAgtaaaaactataaaaatacGTACAGTTTCTTTTCGGCGCCAAAAGATCCGGAAATTCGGCGGTTATGGCAAGAAGCAATAAAAATCAAGGACTATACTGTCAATGAggatacgtatgtatgtagcAAACATTTCACAAAAGATGATATTATTACACACTGGGTCAGTGGAGTTCCTCCACACGTCATTACA ATTAAATACAAGAAATGTAGATTGAGACCTGGAGCTGTTCCTGTTCCGCTTGACAGCACAAATAATTCTGTTAATGACACTACTTCTGAAACGCAGAAAAATGGCATTATTTTAGATGGTAAGAAATATTTCATAGAGCCAAAAAAGAAAGATCTTGATAGTAGTAGTAAAGTACACAAATCTGAAGAAGCATCAAATGAAAGTTTAAATTGCAATCTCGAAGAtgaaatttatgaatatataCCAGAAGACTCGCAAGAGCCAGAAGAACTGGAAATTGAAACAAATCCTACAAGAACATCAAAGAGACAGAAACTCAATGATAGAAACACCTCAAATCAAGAAATTATGTTAGTTGATTGTACAGATGATGATGCAGATATTCAAGTCAATGACATTGAGGTGGAAAAGAACAAAAGTAATAAACCCTTAGATGATCTTGATAATACAGAGACTATTGTGACATATGTACCTAAAAGAACATACATCAAAGTCAAAAAAGGACTAAAGAAAGCAGATTCTAATATCCTAAGTGAAGATATGGTATCATCAATGAATTGGCATGATGCCGCGATAACAGAAAAATTTGCGATCCTAAAAGATAATATGGATGATATAAATGAAAACTTGAATAAAAGTGACTATGAGCCTGTTCATCTTGCACAAGAGATTATTTATTGTGATAATACACTGTCTTTTGAAGATTTTATAGAAATGTACAATGAAGTATCTTTGCCCAGCAGTTGGTTTACATCTTTGGTTTCTAAAGAACATGATACTACTGTAATATATTGTTGTATGAATATTTCGAGCACAGGAATGCCTTATCTTGAAAAAAAGATATTTCTAAGCAATAACATGATCCTGCGATGTGGAGTCTTTGATAAAGAAATCAACATAGCTAAAATTTGGAAAACTGGAGGAAATCAAGTGGTTACTGCTTTAGCTGATATAGAAGAATTTATAAAAGATTTTGATCAAATGTCAATATGCCCAG GTATCCTAGGTGAAAATTTTGTAGAGAACAGTAATCAAGCTGTAGTTACTCTTGATGGTAGTACATGGAGACATAGTCAATGTTCAATGATTTTAAGTGAAAATCAGACAACTTGTCTACAATGTGCCTCTTTaatgagaagaaaaaagtcgTAA